Proteins encoded within one genomic window of Panicum virgatum strain AP13 chromosome 1N, P.virgatum_v5, whole genome shotgun sequence:
- the LOC120655792 gene encoding 3-oxoacyl-[acyl-carrier-protein] reductase 4-like, whose product MAAAAAAALASPAALSASPARRGLVSFAAPALRSGSGTRAVALSGVRTHVVAVEQAVVQNATKLEAPVVVVTGASRGIGKAIALTLGEAGCKVLVNYARSSKEAEEVSKEIEASGGQAITFGGDVSKEADVESMIKTAVDTWGTIDVLVNNAGITRDTLLMRMKKSQWQDVIDLNLTGVFLCTQAATKVMMKKKKGRIINIASIVGLTGNAGQANYAAAKAGVIGFTKTVAREYASRNIIANVIAPGLIASDMTAELGEEIEKKILSTIPLGRYGTPEDVAGLVEFLALSPAASYITGQIITIDGGMVM is encoded by the exons atggccgccgccgccgccgccgcgctcgcctcaCCGGCGGCCCTctccgcgtcgccggcgcgCCGGGGCCTCGTCAGCTTCGCTGCCCCCGCGCTCCGCTCGGGCTCCGGCACCCGCGCCGTCGCGCTCTCCG GTGTACGAACTCATGTTGTGGCTGTTGAGCAAGCTGTTGTACAAAATGCTACTAAGTTGGAAGCTCCAGTAGTTGTTGTTACTGGTGCTTCCAGGGGAATTGGAAAAGCCATTGCATTAACTCTTGGAGAAGCAGGCTGCAAG GTCTTGGTGAATTATGCCCGATCTTCAAAGGAGGCTGAAGAAGTCTCCAAGGAG ATTGAAGCATCTGGAGGCCAGGCCATCACCTTTGGAGGAGATGTTTCCAAAGAAGCTGACGTTGAATCTATGATAAAAACA GCAGTTGACACATGGGGAACAATTGATGTACTTGTAAATAATGCAG GAATCACACGGGACACATTGTTGATGAGAATGAAGAAATCACAGTGGCAAGACGTAATTGATCTGAATCTTACTGGCGTTTTCCTATGCACGCAG GCTGCAACGAAAGTAAtgatgaagaaaaagaag GGAAGAATTATCAACATAGCATCAATTGTTGGTCTAACTGGTAATGCTGGACAAGCTAATTATGCTGCTGCTAAGGCTGGAGTTATTGGGTTCACAAAGACAGTTGCTAGGGAATATGCAAGCAGAAATATTATT GCAAATGTTATTGCTCCTGGATTAATTGCATCGGATATGACTGCTGAACTTGGAGAAGAGATTGAGAAGAAAATTCTGTCAACTATCCCCTTAG GGCGATACGGGACGCCGGAGGATGTAGCAGGCCTGGTGGAATTCTTAGCCCTCAGCCCTGCGGCAAGCTACATCACTGGACAG ATCATCACCATTGATGGTGGGATGGTAATGTAA